One Streptomyces mobaraensis NBRC 13819 = DSM 40847 DNA segment encodes these proteins:
- a CDS encoding alpha/beta hydrolase family protein, producing MTFPGADDFARPCVSSITSGGHRIVLLTADGVRVEAAHQPGPPLSGKGPRPPAVVLAHGFTGALDRPALRRAAGVFAQYTGVITFSFRGHGRSGGHSTVGDREVLDLAAAVGWARRLGYERVATVGFSMGGSVALRHGGLYLPETGRKHEGRTGAHADMVVSVSAPARWFYRGTAPMRRLHWAVTRPAGRAVARWALRTRVHSGEWDPVPVPPVGAVPSIAPRRLLIVHGDRDPYFPLDHPRALAAAGDPASTELWIEPGFGHAETAAPMPLLRRIARWVAAG from the coding sequence ATGACTTTCCCGGGCGCCGACGACTTTGCCCGACCTTGTGTTTCGTCGATCACTTCGGGTGGTCATCGCATCGTCCTCTTGACAGCCGACGGAGTCCGGGTGGAGGCCGCCCACCAGCCCGGACCGCCGCTGTCCGGGAAGGGCCCCCGGCCCCCGGCCGTCGTGCTCGCGCACGGCTTCACAGGGGCCCTCGACCGGCCCGCGCTGCGCCGGGCGGCCGGGGTGTTCGCCCAGTACACGGGCGTGATCACGTTCTCGTTCCGGGGACACGGCCGTTCGGGTGGCCACTCCACCGTCGGCGACCGGGAGGTGCTGGACCTGGCCGCGGCCGTCGGCTGGGCCCGGCGGCTGGGGTACGAGCGGGTGGCGACGGTCGGCTTCTCGATGGGCGGATCCGTGGCACTGCGCCACGGTGGCCTGTACCTCCCGGAGACCGGCCGAAAGCACGAGGGGCGCACGGGGGCACACGCCGACATGGTGGTGTCGGTGAGCGCGCCCGCCCGCTGGTTCTACCGGGGCACGGCCCCGATGCGGCGGCTGCACTGGGCGGTCACCCGCCCGGCGGGCCGGGCGGTGGCCCGCTGGGCGCTGCGGACACGGGTGCACTCCGGGGAGTGGGATCCGGTGCCGGTGCCGCCGGTGGGGGCGGTGCCGTCGATCGCCCCTCGTCGGCTGCTGATCGTGCACGGGGACCGGGACCCGTACTTCCCCCTCGATCACCCGCGGGCACTCGCGGCGGCCGGGGATCCGGCGAGTACCGAGCTGTGGATCGAACCCGGGTTCGGTCATGCGGAGACGGCCGCGCCGATGCCGTTGCTACGGCGGATCGCCCGGTGGGTGGCCGCGGGGTAG
- a CDS encoding response regulator transcription factor: MSSLLLLTNALQPSAEVLPALGLLLHSVRVAPAEGPALVDVPGADVILIDGRRDLPHIRSLCQLLRSTGPGCPLLLVVTEGGLAAVTADWGVDDVLLDTAGPAEVEARLRLAMGRQQISTDDSPMEIRTGDLSVDEATYSAKLKGQVLDLTFKEFELLKYLAQHPGRVFTRAQLLQEVWGYDYFGGTRTVDVHVRRLRAKLGPEHESLIGTVRNVGYRFVLPEKPDKSEKADASAPAAERAAEPPARTPDPEAPAPGRTKSPRPAKR, from the coding sequence ATGAGCTCCCTGCTGCTGCTGACCAACGCCCTCCAGCCCTCCGCCGAGGTGCTGCCCGCGCTCGGGCTGCTGCTGCACAGCGTCCGGGTCGCCCCCGCCGAGGGCCCCGCGCTGGTGGACGTGCCGGGGGCCGACGTCATACTGATCGACGGCCGGCGGGACCTTCCGCACATCCGCAGCCTCTGCCAGCTGCTGCGCTCCACCGGCCCGGGCTGTCCGCTGCTCCTCGTCGTCACCGAGGGCGGCCTGGCCGCCGTCACCGCCGACTGGGGCGTGGACGACGTCCTCCTCGACACCGCCGGTCCCGCCGAGGTGGAGGCCCGGCTGCGGCTGGCCATGGGCCGGCAGCAGATCTCGACGGACGACAGCCCCATGGAGATCCGTACCGGCGACCTGTCCGTGGACGAGGCGACGTACAGCGCCAAGCTCAAGGGGCAGGTGCTGGACCTCACCTTCAAGGAGTTCGAGCTGCTGAAGTACCTGGCCCAGCACCCGGGCCGGGTCTTCACCAGGGCGCAGCTGCTCCAGGAGGTGTGGGGCTACGACTACTTCGGCGGCACCCGGACCGTGGACGTCCATGTGCGGCGGCTGCGGGCGAAGCTGGGGCCCGAACACGAGTCGTTGATCGGGACCGTCCGGAACGTCGGCTACCGGTTCGTGCTGCCGGAGAAACCGGACAAGAGCGAGAAGGCGGACGCCTCCGCTCCGGCGGCCGAACGGGCGGCGGAGCCGCCGGCGAGGACCCCCGACCCGGAGGCGCCGGCCCCCGGCCGAACAAAGAGTCCGCGACCGGCCAAACGGTAG
- a CDS encoding LacI family DNA-binding transcriptional regulator, with protein MAKVTRDDVARLAGTSTAVVSYVINNGPRPVAPATRERVLAAIKELGYRPDRVAQAMASRRTDLIGLIVPDARQPFFAEMAHAVEQAAAERGKMVLVGNSDYLDEREVHYLRAFLGMRVSGLILISQGPSEHAAIEIDAWDARVVLMHRRPDAIDDVAVVTDDIGGAQLATRHLLEHGHPYVACLGGTEHTPAVGDPVTDHVEGWRRAMREAGRSTEGRLFHAPYNRYDAYKVALDLLSGPDRPPAVVCATDDQAIGVLRAARELRIDVPGELAVAGFDDVKEAALTDPPLTTVASDRQAMARSAVDLVLDDGLRFAGTRRERLKQFPSALVVRRSCGCGGE; from the coding sequence GTGGCCAAGGTGACGCGGGACGATGTGGCGAGACTGGCGGGGACATCCACCGCGGTGGTCAGCTACGTCATCAACAATGGACCGCGCCCGGTGGCACCGGCGACGCGGGAGCGGGTGCTGGCCGCGATCAAGGAGCTCGGCTACCGGCCAGACCGGGTGGCCCAGGCGATGGCCTCCCGTCGGACGGACCTCATAGGTCTGATCGTCCCGGACGCCCGCCAGCCCTTCTTCGCGGAGATGGCGCACGCGGTCGAACAGGCCGCGGCCGAGCGCGGCAAGATGGTCCTCGTCGGAAACTCCGACTACCTCGACGAACGCGAAGTGCACTACCTGCGGGCCTTCCTGGGCATGCGGGTCTCCGGCCTCATCCTGATCAGCCAGGGCCCGAGCGAGCACGCCGCCATAGAGATCGACGCGTGGGACGCCCGCGTGGTCCTCATGCACCGCCGTCCCGACGCGATCGACGACGTGGCCGTGGTGACGGACGACATCGGCGGCGCCCAGCTCGCCACCCGGCACCTCCTGGAGCACGGCCACCCCTACGTCGCCTGCCTCGGCGGCACCGAGCACACCCCGGCCGTCGGCGACCCGGTCACCGACCACGTCGAGGGCTGGCGCCGGGCCATGCGCGAGGCCGGCCGGTCCACCGAGGGCCGGCTCTTCCACGCCCCCTACAACCGTTACGACGCCTACAAGGTGGCCCTGGACCTGCTGTCCGGCCCCGACCGCCCGCCCGCCGTCGTCTGCGCCACCGACGACCAGGCCATCGGCGTGCTGCGCGCGGCCCGGGAGCTGCGCATCGACGTCCCCGGCGAGCTGGCCGTCGCCGGCTTCGACGACGTCAAGGAAGCCGCGCTCACCGACCCGCCGCTGACCACCGTGGCCTCCGACCGGCAGGCGATGGCCCGCTCGGCCGTCGACCTGGTGCTCGACGACGGCCTGCGGTTCGCGGGCACGCGGCGGGAGCGGCTCAAGCAGTTCCCCTCGGCGCTGGTCGTCCGGCGGTCGTGCGGGTGCGGCGGGGAGTAG
- a CDS encoding damage-control phosphatase ARMT1 family protein: MTSTKANGTAPAHAPAPTHGIADPGAYGWGVFHERHPALVRRLCEGNPYGPEQRARLDALLDESRTGRVRPPAPETAAAAPWAARDRRYFGRPWSEVPFLWAESYFYLRLLECVDHFSPGPWQGVDPFAPMKNAELTDPALESDTAWLDGLAGAPPDEAFRALVLASLYGNRADLGFQLVQAVTTPTDGDPTDGDPTGGDPTGGDPTGGDPTGGDPTGGDPVADGPGASGAPLLADDAEALWKHVSRRPPGDVHVILDNAGRELLADLLLMDHLLTTGRATSVVLHVKPRPYYVSDATASDVRDCLTRMAAFRGEAGRAAGRLREAAATGRLRQATHAFFCSPVEFADMPADLRAGLAQAGLCVYKGDLNYRRLVGDRAWPADRPFDDAVAGVPGSLVALRTLKSEVAVGLPKETVDRLDAARPDWRTDGSQALVQTRLRP, encoded by the coding sequence ATGACGTCGACGAAAGCGAACGGCACGGCTCCCGCCCACGCCCCAGCCCCCACCCACGGCATCGCCGATCCCGGCGCCTACGGCTGGGGAGTCTTCCACGAGCGGCACCCCGCCCTCGTCCGGCGGCTGTGCGAGGGCAATCCGTACGGGCCGGAGCAGCGTGCGCGGCTGGACGCCCTGCTGGACGAGTCCCGCACGGGCAGGGTCCGGCCGCCGGCACCGGAGACGGCCGCGGCCGCCCCCTGGGCGGCCCGGGACCGGCGCTACTTCGGCCGGCCGTGGAGCGAGGTGCCGTTCCTGTGGGCGGAGAGCTACTTCTACCTGCGCCTGCTGGAGTGCGTCGACCACTTCTCCCCCGGGCCATGGCAGGGCGTCGATCCGTTCGCACCCATGAAGAATGCCGAACTGACCGATCCCGCGCTGGAATCCGACACCGCCTGGCTCGACGGACTCGCCGGCGCGCCACCCGACGAGGCGTTCCGCGCGCTGGTCCTGGCCTCCCTCTACGGCAACCGCGCCGACCTCGGGTTCCAGCTGGTCCAGGCGGTCACCACCCCCACGGACGGCGACCCCACGGACGGCGACCCCACGGGCGGTGACCCCACGGGCGGTGACCCCACGGGCGGTGACCCCACGGGCGGTGACCCCACGGGCGGCGATCCGGTGGCGGACGGCCCGGGGGCCTCCGGTGCCCCCTTGCTCGCGGACGACGCCGAGGCGCTGTGGAAGCACGTCAGCCGACGCCCGCCGGGTGACGTCCACGTGATCCTCGACAACGCGGGCCGGGAGCTCCTCGCCGACCTCCTCCTCATGGACCACCTGCTGACGACCGGACGCGCGACGTCCGTGGTGCTGCACGTCAAGCCGCGGCCGTACTACGTCTCCGACGCCACGGCCTCGGACGTCCGGGACTGCCTGACGCGCATGGCCGCCTTCCGCGGCGAGGCGGGCCGGGCGGCCGGGCGCCTCCGGGAGGCCGCCGCCACCGGCCGGCTCCGGCAGGCCACCCATGCCTTCTTCTGCTCACCCGTCGAATTCGCCGACATGCCCGCCGACCTCCGCGCCGGCCTCGCCCAGGCCGGCCTGTGCGTGTACAAGGGCGACCTCAACTACCGGCGCCTGGTGGGCGACCGCGCCTGGCCGGCGGACCGCCCGTTCGACGACGCCGTGGCCGGTGTGCCCGGCTCGCTCGTCGCGCTCCGCACCCTGAAGTCCGAGGTGGCCGTGGGCCTCCCGAAGGAGACCGTGGACCGGCTGGACGCCGCACGGCCGGACTGGCGCACGGACGGCTCGCAGGCCCTCGTCCAGACACGGCTGCGGCCGTGA
- a CDS encoding S1C family serine protease — protein sequence MTTENPRPSGHQHPESPRAYPAPPARPPQGPVSTPDGSTVWPGGAMGSGADGSGAHGGGAYANATGVHRSGPYAPFGPASPTPDGYSGGHSGHSGHGGDGGHGGYATFGAPAPAPEPPRRRRGARTLVATCALVAALVGGGSAALVSGLTGGGSDTGRPTPVQNAASRSAGVSAVAQAVSPSIVEIKAATSGGRSTGSGVIVSASGEVITNNHVIAGADTVQVTLHDGTTKSAKVVGTDPGKDLALIKIEGANGLKPAKLGDSSKLQVGDQVVAIGSPEGLTGTVTSGIVSALNREVTVPKEQGGGGRQRDNGPQWPFEFGGEQYNGDTGSSKTTYKAIQTDASLNPGNSGGALINMNGEIVGINSAMFAPGSGGGGSSDSAGSVGLGFAIPVNDVKADLAGLRAGGSGD from the coding sequence ATGACGACGGAGAACCCCCGCCCGAGCGGTCACCAGCACCCTGAGTCCCCCCGCGCCTACCCCGCCCCGCCGGCCCGGCCGCCGCAGGGCCCGGTGAGCACGCCGGACGGTTCCACCGTCTGGCCCGGCGGCGCCATGGGAAGCGGCGCCGACGGGAGCGGTGCCCACGGCGGCGGCGCGTACGCCAACGCCACCGGCGTGCACCGAAGCGGGCCGTACGCTCCCTTCGGCCCCGCGAGTCCCACCCCCGACGGCTACAGCGGTGGCCACAGCGGCCACAGCGGCCACGGCGGTGACGGCGGCCACGGCGGCTACGCCACCTTCGGCGCCCCCGCCCCCGCCCCCGAGCCGCCCCGTCGCCGCCGAGGTGCCCGTACCCTCGTCGCCACCTGCGCCCTCGTCGCCGCCCTGGTCGGCGGCGGGTCCGCCGCGCTGGTCTCCGGTCTGACCGGCGGCGGGAGCGACACCGGCCGGCCCACCCCGGTGCAGAACGCGGCCAGCCGCAGCGCGGGGGTCAGCGCCGTGGCCCAGGCCGTCAGCCCCAGCATCGTGGAGATCAAGGCGGCCACCTCCGGCGGCCGGTCCACCGGCTCCGGCGTGATCGTCAGCGCGAGCGGTGAGGTGATCACCAACAACCACGTCATCGCCGGCGCGGACACCGTCCAGGTCACCCTCCACGACGGCACCACCAAGAGCGCCAAGGTCGTCGGCACCGACCCCGGCAAGGACCTCGCCCTGATCAAGATCGAGGGGGCGAACGGCCTCAAGCCCGCCAAGCTCGGCGACTCGAGCAAGCTCCAGGTCGGCGACCAGGTCGTCGCGATCGGTTCGCCCGAGGGCCTCACCGGCACCGTCACCAGCGGCATCGTCTCCGCCCTCAACCGCGAGGTCACCGTGCCCAAGGAGCAGGGCGGCGGTGGCCGGCAGCGCGACAACGGCCCCCAGTGGCCGTTCGAGTTCGGCGGCGAGCAGTACAACGGCGACACCGGTTCGTCCAAGACCACCTACAAGGCGATCCAGACCGACGCCTCCCTCAACCCGGGCAACTCCGGCGGCGCGCTCATCAACATGAACGGCGAGATCGTGGGCATCAACTCGGCCATGTTCGCGCCCGGTTCCGGAGGCGGCGGCTCGTCCGACTCCGCGGGCAGCGTCGGCCTCGGCTTCGCCATCCCGGTCAATGACGTCAAGGCCGACCTGGCCGGCCTCCGCGCGGGCGGCAGCGGCGACTGA
- a CDS encoding response regulator transcription factor, translated as MSSADPSASTTAPTRILVVDDEPAVREALRRSLAFEGYGTELAVDGLDALAKVAAYEPELIVLDVLMPRMDGLTAARRLRAAGVTTPILMLTARDTVGDRVTGLDAGADDYLVKPFELDELFARIRALLRRSAYAAPAAPEETHVLAFADLRMDLDTREVTRGARHVELTRTEFTLLELFLAHPRQVLTREQILKHVWGFEFEPSSNSLDVYVMYLRRKTEAGGEPRLVHTVRGVGYVLRADGAHSTDGAPGAHGTDGAERPGGTE; from the coding sequence ATGAGCTCCGCCGACCCGTCCGCGTCCACGACCGCGCCCACCCGCATCCTGGTCGTGGACGACGAGCCCGCCGTCCGCGAGGCGCTGCGCCGCAGCCTCGCCTTCGAGGGGTACGGCACCGAACTGGCCGTCGACGGCCTGGACGCGCTCGCCAAGGTCGCCGCGTACGAGCCCGAACTGATCGTCCTCGACGTGCTGATGCCCCGCATGGACGGCCTCACCGCCGCCCGCCGGCTGCGCGCCGCCGGCGTCACCACCCCCATCCTCATGCTCACCGCCCGCGACACCGTCGGCGACCGCGTCACCGGCCTCGACGCCGGCGCGGACGACTACCTCGTCAAGCCGTTCGAACTCGACGAGCTGTTCGCCCGCATCCGCGCCCTGCTCCGCCGCAGCGCGTACGCCGCGCCCGCCGCGCCCGAGGAGACGCACGTCCTCGCCTTCGCCGACCTGCGCATGGACCTCGACACCCGGGAGGTCACCCGCGGCGCCCGCCATGTGGAGCTGACGCGCACGGAGTTCACCCTCCTCGAACTCTTCCTCGCCCACCCCCGTCAGGTGCTCACCCGCGAGCAGATCCTCAAGCACGTCTGGGGCTTCGAGTTCGAGCCGTCGTCCAACTCCCTCGACGTGTACGTGATGTACCTGCGCCGCAAGACCGAGGCCGGCGGTGAGCCGCGCCTCGTCCACACCGTGCGCGGCGTCGGCTACGTCCTCCGGGCGGACGGGGCGCATAGTACGGATGGCGCGCCTGGCGCCCACGGTACGGACGGCGCGGAACGACCGGGCGGCACCGAATGA
- a CDS encoding sensor histidine kinase, with amino-acid sequence MIKRFRRLPLRSRLALLTAAAVAVAVAVAAGACWILTKEQLEQQRDTTLSRQKVADDYVQGLLDRCGTRVPDKLVSPSPYTIQAVTADGVACTELGRSPVRVGVEDLAVATGRLDDTLHDARADDGTEMRVATSRVTPGIAVMIAQPVSDIDRPMNALAIVLVVTAGIGVLGAAAIGLVIARAALRPVDQLTGAVEHIARTEDLAVRIPAEGEDEIARLSRSFNSMTAALASSRVRQQQLIADAGHELRTPLTSLRTNIDLLVRSEETGRAIPPEDRKALLGSVKAQMTELADLIGDLQELSRPDSAPGSAPVQVVGLHEAAARAVERARLRATGLTVTAELDPWYVRAEAPALERAIVNLLDNAVKFSPPGGEIEVRLSGGELTVRDHGPGIPAEELPHVFDRFWRSPSARGLPGSGLGLSIVARTVRRAGGEVGLRPAEGGGTVAVVRLPGAAVEPPADVPGA; translated from the coding sequence ATGATCAAGCGTTTCCGCCGGCTGCCCCTCCGCTCCCGGCTCGCCCTGCTGACGGCCGCGGCCGTCGCCGTCGCCGTCGCGGTGGCCGCCGGGGCCTGCTGGATACTGACCAAGGAGCAGCTCGAACAGCAGCGGGACACCACGCTGAGCCGCCAGAAGGTCGCCGACGACTACGTCCAGGGGCTGCTCGACCGGTGCGGCACCCGCGTCCCCGACAAGCTCGTCTCCCCGTCCCCGTACACGATCCAGGCGGTCACGGCCGACGGCGTCGCCTGCACCGAGCTCGGCCGGTCCCCGGTCCGCGTCGGCGTCGAGGACCTGGCCGTCGCCACCGGGCGGCTGGACGACACCCTGCACGACGCGCGGGCCGACGACGGCACCGAGATGCGCGTCGCCACGTCCCGGGTGACGCCCGGGATCGCCGTGATGATCGCCCAGCCCGTGAGCGACATCGACCGGCCCATGAACGCGCTCGCCATCGTCCTCGTCGTCACCGCGGGCATCGGCGTGCTCGGCGCGGCGGCCATCGGCCTCGTCATCGCCCGCGCGGCCCTCCGCCCGGTGGACCAGCTCACCGGTGCCGTCGAACACATCGCCCGCACCGAGGACCTGGCCGTCCGCATCCCCGCGGAGGGTGAGGACGAGATCGCGCGGCTCTCCCGCTCCTTCAACTCCATGACGGCCGCGCTCGCCTCCTCCCGGGTCCGCCAGCAGCAGCTCATCGCCGACGCCGGCCACGAGCTGCGCACCCCGCTCACCTCCCTGCGCACCAACATCGACCTGCTCGTCCGCAGCGAGGAGACCGGCCGGGCCATCCCGCCCGAGGACCGCAAGGCGCTGCTCGGCAGCGTCAAGGCGCAGATGACCGAACTGGCCGATCTCATCGGCGATCTCCAGGAGCTCTCCCGGCCCGACAGCGCCCCGGGCTCCGCTCCCGTCCAGGTCGTCGGGCTGCACGAGGCGGCGGCGCGCGCCGTCGAACGCGCCCGGTTGCGCGCCACCGGGCTTACGGTGACGGCGGAGCTCGACCCCTGGTACGTACGTGCCGAGGCGCCCGCGCTGGAGCGCGCGATCGTCAATCTGCTCGACAACGCGGTGAAGTTCAGCCCGCCCGGCGGGGAGATCGAGGTCCGGCTGTCCGGCGGCGAGCTCACCGTCCGGGACCACGGGCCGGGCATCCCCGCCGAGGAACTCCCGCACGTCTTCGACCGCTTCTGGCGCTCCCCGTCCGCACGCGGCCTCCCCGGGAGCGGGCTCGGCCTGTCCATCGTCGCCCGTACCGTCCGCCGCGCCGGCGGCGAGGTGGGCCTCCGGCCGGCGGAGGGCGGCGGCACGGTGGCCGTCGTCCGACTGCCCGGGGCGGCGGTGGAGCCGCCCGCGGACGTACCGGGGGCGTAG
- a CDS encoding bifunctional metallophosphatase/5'-nucleotidase, which translates to MHATPPRKRLARRLTASAAVLAATAGVLAAAPAGAAAPHGHGHRHGHGHGRTVDVQLLSFNDLHGNLEPPQGSSGTVTEKQQDGTKKVIPAGGMEYLADALRTARKGHEYSITAAAGDMIGASPLMSGLFHDEPTIEALNKLKLDVTSVGNHEFDEGRAELLRMQRGGCHPKDGCFEKGKKFRGADFPYLAANVTDEKTGKPILKPYTIWRHKGVRIGIIGLTLKGTPDVVTAEGVKGLKFADEVATIDKYAKELDRQGVKAIVTLVHEGGMPASGAYNDDCDSPGAGAGISGPIVDIAKKVTPKVDAFITGHTHQAYACTIPDPAGNPRTVTSAASFGRLYTDTTLTYDRRTRDIVRTPVTRPHATNHVVDRDRPKAADMTSLIARWNALAAPIANRPVGYISADINGRGSEAYEKPLGDVIADSQLEALAPADKGGAQIAFMNPGGIRSDLAYKAAGGEGDGVVTYGKAFTVQPFTNMMQTADLTGAQIISVLQQQVSGAVNGPQPKILQISKGLTYTLDLTKTGADRVVASSVKLNGTAIDPAKTYRVAANEFLMGGGDGFVTFKEAKNKRVGASDLDVFLAYLGAHSSKTSPLSPPRADRITVVK; encoded by the coding sequence ATGCACGCGACGCCGCCACGGAAGCGCCTCGCGAGACGGCTGACCGCCAGCGCCGCCGTCCTCGCCGCCACCGCCGGTGTCCTCGCCGCCGCGCCCGCCGGGGCGGCGGCCCCGCACGGCCACGGCCACCGTCATGGCCACGGCCACGGCCGGACCGTCGACGTCCAGCTGCTGTCCTTCAACGACCTGCACGGCAACCTGGAGCCGCCGCAGGGCTCGTCCGGCACCGTCACCGAGAAGCAGCAGGACGGGACGAAGAAGGTCATACCCGCGGGCGGTATGGAGTACCTGGCCGACGCGCTCCGCACTGCCCGCAAGGGGCACGAGTACTCGATCACCGCCGCGGCCGGCGACATGATCGGCGCCAGCCCGCTGATGTCCGGCCTCTTCCACGACGAGCCCACCATCGAGGCGCTCAACAAGCTGAAGCTCGACGTCACCTCGGTCGGCAACCACGAGTTCGACGAGGGCCGGGCCGAGCTGCTGCGGATGCAGCGCGGCGGCTGCCACCCCAAGGACGGCTGCTTCGAGAAGGGCAAGAAGTTCCGGGGCGCGGACTTCCCCTACCTCGCCGCGAACGTCACCGACGAGAAGACCGGCAAGCCCATCCTCAAGCCGTACACGATCTGGCGGCACAAGGGTGTGCGGATCGGCATCATCGGCCTCACCCTCAAGGGCACCCCCGACGTCGTCACGGCCGAGGGCGTCAAGGGCCTGAAGTTCGCCGACGAGGTCGCGACCATCGACAAGTACGCCAAGGAGCTCGACCGCCAGGGCGTCAAGGCGATCGTCACCCTCGTCCACGAGGGCGGCATGCCCGCCTCGGGCGCGTACAACGACGACTGCGACAGCCCGGGCGCCGGTGCCGGCATCTCCGGCCCGATCGTCGACATCGCCAAGAAGGTCACGCCGAAGGTCGACGCCTTCATCACCGGCCACACGCACCAGGCGTACGCCTGCACCATCCCCGACCCGGCGGGCAACCCGCGCACGGTCACCTCGGCCGCGTCCTTCGGCCGGCTGTACACGGACACCACGCTGACGTACGACCGCCGTACCCGTGACATCGTCCGCACCCCGGTCACCCGGCCGCACGCCACCAACCACGTCGTCGACCGCGACCGGCCCAAGGCCGCGGACATGACCTCCCTCATCGCCCGCTGGAACGCGCTCGCCGCCCCGATCGCGAACCGGCCCGTCGGCTACATCAGCGCCGACATCAACGGCCGCGGCTCCGAGGCGTACGAGAAGCCGCTCGGCGACGTCATCGCCGACTCCCAGCTGGAAGCCCTGGCCCCGGCCGACAAGGGCGGCGCCCAGATCGCCTTCATGAACCCCGGCGGCATCCGCTCCGACCTCGCCTACAAGGCGGCGGGCGGCGAGGGCGACGGCGTCGTCACCTACGGCAAGGCGTTCACCGTCCAGCCGTTCACCAACATGATGCAGACCGCCGACCTCACCGGCGCGCAGATCATCTCGGTCCTCCAACAGCAGGTCAGCGGCGCGGTCAACGGCCCCCAGCCGAAGATCCTGCAGATCAGCAAGGGCCTGACCTACACCCTGGACCTGACGAAGACCGGCGCCGACCGCGTCGTCGCCTCGTCCGTGAAGCTGAACGGCACGGCGATCGACCCGGCGAAGACGTACCGCGTCGCCGCGAACGAGTTCCTGATGGGCGGCGGTGACGGCTTCGTCACCTTCAAGGAGGCGAAGAACAAGCGCGTCGGCGCGTCGGACCTGGACGTCTTCCTCGCCTACCTGGGCGCGCACTCGTCCAAGACCAGCCCGCTCTCCCCGCCTCGGGCGGACCGGATCACGGTCGTGAAGTAG
- the mshD gene encoding mycothiol synthase — translation MTDEWKDDSGRRRIEVLDEPAPELARDVLRLIAEAAAADGRQAVSEQGRLQLKGGRPGVRHLLLHEVTDGAEVLAGYAQLEDTDPVEAPAGELVVHPDHRGRGHGRALGNALLRESGKRLRVWAHGGHPAARHLAQVLGMSLFRELRQMRRPLGDLDLPDPRLPEGVTVRTFRPGDDDAAWLAVNAEAFAHHPEQGSLTQRDLDDRKAEGWFDPEGFFLAERDGAIVGFHWTKVHAEEGLGEVYVVGIRPGAQGGGLGKALTTIGLRHLAAAGLPTAMLYVDADNGPAVAVYERLGFTVHETDLMYRTES, via the coding sequence ATGACTGACGAGTGGAAAGACGACAGCGGGCGGCGCCGGATCGAGGTGCTGGACGAGCCGGCGCCCGAGCTCGCGCGGGACGTGCTGCGGCTGATCGCGGAGGCCGCCGCGGCCGACGGCCGGCAGGCCGTCTCCGAGCAGGGCCGGCTCCAGCTGAAGGGCGGCCGGCCGGGCGTCCGGCACCTGCTGCTGCACGAGGTGACCGATGGCGCCGAGGTCCTCGCCGGATACGCGCAACTGGAGGACACCGACCCCGTCGAGGCGCCCGCCGGCGAGCTCGTGGTGCACCCGGACCACCGGGGGCGCGGCCACGGCCGGGCGCTGGGCAACGCGCTGCTGCGGGAGTCCGGCAAGCGGCTGCGGGTCTGGGCGCACGGCGGCCACCCGGCCGCACGCCACCTCGCGCAGGTACTGGGGATGAGCCTGTTCCGCGAGTTGCGGCAGATGCGGCGTCCGCTGGGCGACCTGGACCTCCCCGACCCCCGGCTCCCCGAGGGCGTGACCGTCCGCACCTTCCGGCCCGGGGACGACGACGCGGCCTGGCTCGCCGTCAACGCCGAGGCGTTCGCCCACCATCCGGAACAGGGCTCGCTCACCCAGCGCGATCTGGACGACCGCAAGGCCGAGGGCTGGTTCGACCCCGAGGGCTTCTTCCTCGCCGAACGCGACGGCGCGATCGTCGGCTTCCACTGGACGAAGGTGCACGCCGAGGAGGGCCTCGGCGAGGTGTACGTCGTCGGCATCCGGCCCGGCGCCCAGGGCGGCGGGCTCGGCAAGGCCCTGACCACCATCGGCCTCCGCCACCTCGCCGCCGCCGGTCTGCCGACGGCGATGCTCTACGTGGACGCGGACAACGGGCCGGCCGTGGCGGTGTACGAGCGGCTGGGGTTCACGGTCCACGAGACGGACCTGATGTACCGCACGGAGTCCTGA
- a CDS encoding GntR family transcriptional regulator, which yields MVEFRIDRRSGVAPYVQIARQVEQALRLGLLMPGDQLPTAREVVAATAINPNTVLKAYRELDRAGLVEARPGLGTFVRRSLARPGAAADSPLRAELAGWAERARAAGLDRDDVSALVTSVLDECFGGAPPGGPYATHSTGNATHHANTTDHIHHADEGTG from the coding sequence GTGGTCGAGTTCCGCATCGACCGCCGCAGCGGCGTCGCTCCCTACGTCCAGATCGCCCGGCAGGTCGAACAAGCGCTACGGCTGGGGCTGCTGATGCCGGGTGACCAGCTCCCCACCGCCCGCGAGGTCGTGGCGGCCACCGCCATCAACCCCAACACCGTCCTGAAGGCGTACCGCGAACTCGACCGCGCGGGCCTGGTCGAGGCGCGCCCCGGGCTCGGCACGTTCGTCCGGCGCTCCCTCGCCCGGCCGGGCGCCGCCGCGGACTCGCCACTCCGCGCCGAGCTGGCCGGCTGGGCCGAGCGGGCCCGCGCGGCGGGGCTCGACCGGGACGACGTCTCCGCCCTGGTGACGTCCGTCCTGGACGAGTGCTTCGGCGGAGCGCCCCCCGGCGGCCCGTACGCCACCCACTCCACCGGCAACGCCACCCACCACGCGAACACCACCGACCACATCCACCACGCCGACGAGGGGACCGGATGA